The following are encoded in a window of Terriglobales bacterium genomic DNA:
- a CDS encoding transposase, with protein sequence MKLRRMYEYRRNLPHLEKSDRAHFITFHTMGYRPLSPKARDLVLACCLYPHGRKCRVHAVVVMPEHVHMLLTPLRDDAGESFTFAEILHPIKSVSAHRINKLRREEGAVWQDESFDHVERSEESLDDKIEYLQQNPVRRGLASRAGQYKWLWVEAFDPRQVPALRKRKT encoded by the coding sequence ATGAAGCTGCGACGCATGTACGAATACCGCCGGAACCTGCCGCACTTGGAGAAGAGCGATCGCGCCCACTTCATCACCTTTCACACCATGGGATACCGGCCTCTGTCACCGAAGGCGCGGGACTTGGTGCTCGCCTGTTGCCTCTATCCGCATGGCCGGAAGTGCAGAGTGCACGCGGTGGTCGTCATGCCCGAACACGTCCACATGCTACTGACGCCTCTGCGTGACGATGCGGGCGAGAGCTTCACCTTCGCGGAGATTCTGCACCCCATCAAGAGCGTGAGCGCCCATCGCATCAACAAACTCCGACGCGAGGAGGGCGCGGTGTGGCAAGATGAGTCCTTCGACCACGTGGAGCGAAGCGAAGAGAGCCTGGACGACAAGATCGAGTATCTGCAGCAGAATCCTGTACGCCGGGGATTGGCTTCCCGCGCGGGGCAGTACAAGTGGCTTTGGGTCGAGGCGTTCGATCCTCGACAGGTGCCGGCATTACGGAAGAGGAAGACGTAG
- a CDS encoding cupin domain-containing protein: protein MAETQSGPLLMDVSSERFHHLVMENDAVRVFRVEIPPGEETWAHRHERDYVFLILARAQIRERRDGEEQVRHLEAGQVLFVEGGFAHQVHNQGSEPFRALIVEVK from the coding sequence TGATGGACGTCAGCAGCGAGCGCTTTCATCATCTGGTGATGGAGAACGACGCGGTGCGCGTCTTCCGGGTGGAGATCCCGCCGGGGGAGGAGACCTGGGCGCACCGCCACGAGCGCGACTACGTCTTCCTCATCCTGGCGCGGGCGCAGATCCGGGAGCGGCGCGACGGAGAAGAGCAGGTCCGGCACCTGGAGGCCGGGCAGGTGCTCTTCGTGGAGGGCGGCTTCGCGCACCAGGTCCACAACCAGGGCAGCGAGCCCTTCCGCGCGCTGATCGTCGAGGTGAAATAG